The region AACTGATGGATTTTGACCCTCAAACTGGTGAGCCACTTGATACTCTGGCGTTTGCTGAGCAGTTAGAGCAAGAGTTACGGACACAGTTTGAAAATGAGAATATCAAGATCCACATCATAGGCTTCGCTAAAATGGCGGGTGATGTGGCCGAAGGCGCTAAAGGTGTCATGCTCTTTTTCCTGATCGCGATTGTGATCACTGCTGTTATGGTTTACCTCTTTTCACAATCATTGATACTGACCTTTTTGCCTTTACTGTGCAGTTTGATTGCGGTTTTGTGGCAGCTTGGTCTGTTGACGGTCGTTGGTTTTGGACTGGACCCAATGTCTATTTTGATCCCATTTTTGGTGTTTGCGATTGGGGTGAGCCATAGCGTACAAATGATCAATACTGTCAGTCGCAAAGTGACGGCAGGGGAGTCGACAAAATCTGCAGCAGCATCAGCTTTTCGCAGTTTAATTATTCCCGGTGGTATTGCTTTATTATCCGATACAGTAGGCTTTTTGACATTACTGACCATAGATATCGGTATTATTCGTGAGTTAGCCATTTCAGCTTCTTTAGGTGTGGGGGTGATCATTTTGACTAACTTGATTTTATTACCTTTACTGATTTCATTTACACATGTGTCGGTATCCAATACTGGGTATGGTTCATCAAACAGCCAGGTGAATAAGTTATGGAGAAAGCTGTCACTTTTTGCTACCCCCAAGTATGCGATATGGGTACTGATGATCACCACGGTGCTTTATGGTTTAGGGATGCAGCAAGCGAGTTTGATGAAAGTTGGCGATCTTCAAGGCGGTGCACCAGCGCTACACCTTGATTCAAGGTATAACCAAGATACCTTTTATATCACAGAGAAGTTTTCGATTACTACCGATGTCATGACAGTCATTGTCGAAGCATTTCCTGAAGCCTGCACATATCATTCTGTTCTTAATCAGATAGATCAGTTCGAGTGGATGATGGGGAATACTTCTGGAGTGAAAGCCACTGCGAGTCTGGCTTCGGTGGCAAAAAGGATTAATGCCGGTTTTAATGAGGGAAATCCTAAATGGCAAATGCTCCCTAGAACAACGGCGAGTTTGGTTCAAGCCGTAGGCCGTGTGCCTACAACTTCAGGTTTGCTGAATGGTAATTGCTCAGTGATGCCTGTTTATCTTTTTTTAAACGATCATAAAGCAGAAACCATAGAGATGGTGATTGGTAAGGTTAAGGCGCTGTCAGCTGAAATGGATAATGATAAAATCCAGTTCAAACTAGCGTCAGGCCCTGCTGGAGTTATGGCGGCAACAAATGAGGCCGTAGCGGAAGCTCAATTGCCAATGATGCTTTATGTTTATGGTGCGGTTTTTGTACTCTGTCTGATAAGCTTTAGATCATTAAGAGCGACGATTGCGGTTATTTTACCTCTTTATGTTGTATCAACCTTAGCGCAAGCCTTGATGACTCAGCTTGATATTGGTTTGGCGGTGAGTACATTGCCTGTGATTGCATTAGGGGTTGGTATTGGCGTGGATTACGGTATCTATATTTTGTCGACAATGGCGGTCAAATTAAGAGAGGGAATGCACATACAAGATGCGTATTATGAGGCGTTGGTTGAGCGAGGTAGTGCGGTCATATTTACTGGCCTTACACTGGCCATTGGTGTGAGTACCTGGTTTTTCTCTGCATTAAAATTTCAAATGGACATGGGGATTTTACTCACATTTATGTTTTTAGTGAATATGTTGGGTGCGATAATTATTTTACCTGCAATAGCAGCATTTTTTTGGAGAAAAGGTCGTTAGGGCCGCATAAACAGGGGCTTTAAGCTCCTTTTTTGCTTTATAACCTTTGAATAGTTACGCTTAAATGTCGATTGTTTGTTCATCTAAATGGCTAAAAGATTGCTATTACTGGTTTTGTTGAGGATCTACCACTAAAATAACACTCGAAAAGTGACAGATTTAGTAATAGACTTCGCCCATGGCCTAGGTCACATTATTCGAACCGGTCATTTGTAAAAGCAGCATCCCAAAAAATATAAAGCACTGCCAGACCCTAAGGAAACAGCAACATGGCCTTGAAAGATGCAATGCCTTCGGTACTACTAGAAAATGTAGTTAACCTTATTCACTCTAAAGTTCCTAACGCACAAGCAAAGCAGGTAGAGCAATTTGCCAATTGTCTCTATGCTCACATGTCTAAAGATGATCTTAAATCCCGTAATGACAGTGATCTTTATGGGGCAGTATTAAGCTTGTGGAATGCGGCAAATCTTACACCGAAAGATGGATCACATATTCGGGTTTTTAACCCCAGTCAATCGAAGCATGGTTGGCAATCGACGCATTCAATTATTGAAGTTATCCAACCTGATATGCCTTTTTTAGTTGATTCAATAAGCATGGCATTAAATCGGTTGGGGATCACAGCACACATGATCTTGCATACCCCTCTCGCAATAAAGCGATCTAAAGAGGGAATTAGTCAGGTTCGTTATGCTGATAATACCGGTGATAAATTAGAAACTGTCGCTGTTTTTCTGATTGAGATAGACAGGCAAAGTTCAAATAAAGATATCAAAGAACTCGCTAAAGAAATTGAATCAGTATTAGGTGATGTTTCAGCCTCTGTCAGTGATTGGGGGGCGATGTCAGACAAGTTGAGTTCAACCATTAGTGAACTCGCTACTCGTCCATATCCAGGCGAGAAACAAGAATTAGCAGAAGCGACAAATTTCCTTAATTATTTGAGTGATCACCATTTCACTTTATTGGGTTACCGTCGTTATGACTTACGCAAGGTGTCGGGTGACTTAGAGCTTGTCCCTGATACATCAAGCAGCTTAGGTTTGATGAATATAGCAGGTAAATCACAACTTGAAACAGGACTGTTACTGTCTAACTTTTCTGATAGCGCCCGTAGAGAAGCACTCGATGCTAGCCTATTAGTATTGACCAAAAGTAGTGAAAAAAGCCGAATTCATCGCCCAGCGTATGTTGATTATGTCGGTGTTAAGCGCTTTGATAAGCAAGGTAATGTTATTGGAGAAGATAGGTTTTTAGGTCTGTATGCTTCTAACTTATATAATCGAAGCCCACGTGAAATTCCGTTGTTATCCGAGAAAGTGCAACGTGTATTAGATCGCTCAAACCTCATCCCCCGCTCCCATGATTATAAAGCCTTAATGCACATTCTAGAAACCCTACCACGTGATGAGCTTATTCAAGGGAATGTAGAGCAACTAGCCAGCGTCGCACATGGCGTGCTTGAAATGCAAGACCGCGATAAATTAAAATTATTTGTGCGTAAAGATGGTTTCGGTCGATTCCTTTCTTGCCTTGTTTACGTGGCGAAAGATAGATATAACACTAAGCTACGTGAAGATACTCAACGTATTTTAGCTCAGCATTTTAAGACGGATACTGATGTTGAATTTACAACTTATTTCTCTGAATCGACATTGGCGCGTACGCATTATATCGTTAAAGTCGATAATAATAATATGGAGGTAGATGTGGCCGCCATTGAAAACAATTTAGCCGAAGCTGCACGCTCGTGGGATGATAAACTAAACGATGCCTTAAACATTACACAGGGCGAAGAGTCTGGCACCAGTTTATCGAAACGCTATATTGATGCTTTTCCACGTAGTTATAAAGAAGATGTATTACCGAGTTCTGCCGTAGTAGATATTCAGCATCTTGAAGCTTTGGATGACAGTCATAAATTGGGGATGTTGTTTTATCAACCTCAAGAAACGGCACAGAATAACAGTAAAGTACGCTTAAAACTCTTTCATAAAGATGAGCCTATTCATCTTTCAGATGTACTGCCTATGCTGGAAAACTTTGGGCTACGGGTCATCAATGAAAGGCCTTATGAATTAGAAACGCTAGGCAATAACACCTACTGGATTTTAGATTTCTTGATGACAATTCAAGGAACATTGACAGAAAACATTGCTGACAGTCAGGTTCGCTTTCAGACGGCATTAGCCAATGTTTGGGATAAAAAACTCGAAGATGATGGTTTTAACCGTTTAGTACTAGCAACAAGTTTGGGTGGGCGTGAATTATCAATATTACGTGCTTACGCTAAATACATGCGTCAGATAGATGCCACCTTTAGCCAAGCCTATATTGAAGAGACGTTTACTTCCTATCCGCAAATTGCTGAG is a window of Shewanella sp. VB17 DNA encoding:
- a CDS encoding RND family transporter; the encoded protein is MLGKMVNGFESYLFRHRVFVIFLFMLGTVCLGFQASHLKMDAAFIKNIPLNHSYMQTYLKHQKQFGGANSIMVAVEDTSGDIFNDTFFEALKNVHDQLFFIPGVDRAQVKSLFSPSTRFTEVVEDGFAGGPVIPADFSTTPTGLSVVRGNIEKAGIVGRLIAEDYSAAMVSAQLMDFDPQTGEPLDTLAFAEQLEQELRTQFENENIKIHIIGFAKMAGDVAEGAKGVMLFFLIAIVITAVMVYLFSQSLILTFLPLLCSLIAVLWQLGLLTVVGFGLDPMSILIPFLVFAIGVSHSVQMINTVSRKVTAGESTKSAAASAFRSLIIPGGIALLSDTVGFLTLLTIDIGIIRELAISASLGVGVIILTNLILLPLLISFTHVSVSNTGYGSSNSQVNKLWRKLSLFATPKYAIWVLMITTVLYGLGMQQASLMKVGDLQGGAPALHLDSRYNQDTFYITEKFSITTDVMTVIVEAFPEACTYHSVLNQIDQFEWMMGNTSGVKATASLASVAKRINAGFNEGNPKWQMLPRTTASLVQAVGRVPTTSGLLNGNCSVMPVYLFLNDHKAETIEMVIGKVKALSAEMDNDKIQFKLASGPAGVMAATNEAVAEAQLPMMLYVYGAVFVLCLISFRSLRATIAVILPLYVVSTLAQALMTQLDIGLAVSTLPVIALGVGIGVDYGIYILSTMAVKLREGMHIQDAYYEALVERGSAVIFTGLTLAIGVSTWFFSALKFQMDMGILLTFMFLVNMLGAIIILPAIAAFFWRKGR